The following are encoded in a window of uncultured Sphaerochaeta sp. genomic DNA:
- the rplN gene encoding 50S ribosomal protein L14: MVQMQTYLNVADNSGAKRVQCIKVLGGSHRYVAGVGDIIVVAVKTALPNGAIKKGDVMKAVIVRTKKEYRRPDGTYIRFDDNACVIIDANNNPRGKRIFGPVARELRDGYMKIVSLAPEVL; the protein is encoded by the coding sequence ATGGTACAGATGCAGACCTATTTGAATGTAGCGGATAACAGTGGTGCAAAGCGTGTGCAGTGCATCAAGGTTCTTGGCGGAAGCCATCGCTATGTTGCCGGTGTTGGTGACATTATTGTCGTGGCCGTAAAGACCGCATTGCCTAACGGCGCCATCAAAAAAGGTGACGTCATGAAGGCAGTCATTGTCCGAACGAAGAAGGAATACCGCAGACCTGACGGTACCTATATCAGGTTCGATGACAACGCATGCGTTATCATCGATGCCAACAATAACCCGCGCGGTAAGCGTATCTTCGGACCCGTAGCTAGAGAGCTGCGTGATGGGTACATGAAGATTGTTTCTCTCGCGCCGGAAGTGTTGTAG
- the rplC gene encoding 50S ribosomal protein L3 has protein sequence MLGLIGKKVGMTQVFDAQGRLTPVTVIKIEGNVVVSDRNEEKNGYSAAVLGSIDKKKSTITKPYAGQFKEVCEPKQHVMEFRDYDREVAVGEVLGVDIFKDISFVDVTGTSKGKGFAGGMKRHGFKGGRATHGSKFHRDIGGTSMSSTPSRTFKGTRMAGHMGNERTTVQNLKVVRVDEEMQVLMVKGAIPGPAQSVVIVKKAIKK, from the coding sequence ATGTTAGGGCTTATCGGCAAAAAAGTTGGAATGACACAGGTGTTTGATGCGCAAGGCAGGCTCACACCCGTGACTGTAATAAAAATAGAGGGCAACGTTGTTGTCTCGGACCGCAATGAGGAGAAGAATGGATATTCTGCTGCTGTATTGGGTTCGATTGACAAGAAGAAAAGCACTATCACCAAACCATATGCTGGACAGTTCAAGGAAGTATGTGAACCAAAGCAGCATGTAATGGAATTCCGTGACTATGACCGTGAGGTCGCAGTCGGCGAGGTGTTGGGCGTGGATATATTTAAGGACATCTCCTTTGTGGATGTCACCGGGACTTCTAAAGGTAAGGGTTTTGCCGGCGGTATGAAACGACATGGCTTTAAGGGCGGTCGTGCTACCCACGGTTCCAAATTCCATCGCGACATCGGCGGTACGTCAATGTCTTCCACCCCTTCCCGCACATTCAAAGGTACTCGGATGGCTGGCCACATGGGTAATGAGAGGACGACGGTCCAGAACCTGAAGGTAGTCCGTGTCGATGAAGAGATGCAGGTCCTTATGGTTAAGGGTGCTATCCCTGGCCCCGCCCAGAGTGTCGTCATCGTCAAGAAAGCGATCAAGAAGTAG
- the rpsE gene encoding 30S ribosomal protein S5 codes for MDRSRDRDRDKNDGFVEKLIKLNRVAKVVKGGRRFSFSALVVVGDQNGKVGYGFGKANDVTEAIRKAVDRAKSSMIVVPMKKTTIPHEILGNYKSASVLLKPARPGTGVIAGGAVRAICDVCGISDIQGKSLGSKNAINTVKAAFDGFENLFDAKVVAKNRGKSLNEMWG; via the coding sequence GTGGATAGATCGAGAGATAGAGATAGAGATAAGAACGACGGGTTTGTCGAGAAGCTGATCAAGCTGAACCGTGTTGCCAAGGTTGTCAAGGGTGGTAGAAGGTTCTCCTTCTCCGCACTGGTAGTCGTAGGCGACCAGAATGGTAAGGTTGGATATGGTTTCGGTAAGGCCAATGACGTCACTGAGGCGATCAGAAAGGCTGTCGATCGTGCTAAGTCAAGCATGATTGTTGTACCGATGAAGAAGACAACTATTCCTCACGAGATCTTGGGAAACTACAAGAGTGCAAGCGTACTCTTGAAGCCTGCAAGACCTGGTACGGGTGTTATTGCCGGTGGTGCAGTCCGCGCTATTTGTGACGTCTGTGGTATCTCTGATATCCAGGGCAAGTCACTTGGCTCCAAGAATGCAATCAATACGGTTAAAGCTGCCTTTGATGGTTTCGAGAATCTTTTCGATGCCAAAGTGGTTGCAAAGAATCGGGGCAAGTCCCTGAATGAGATGTGGGGGTAA
- the rpmJ gene encoding 50S ribosomal protein L36: MKVRASVKPICDKCKVVRRNGVVRIICENPKHKQRQR; this comes from the coding sequence ATGAAAGTAAGAGCAAGTGTCAAACCGATTTGTGACAAGTGCAAAGTAGTCAGACGGAATGGGGTGGTCCGCATTATTTGTGAGAACCCCAAGCACAAGCAGAGACAGAGATAA
- the rplR gene encoding 50S ribosomal protein L18, whose product MNRVIDKRRKLARRKYHIRKHISGTASRPRMSVFHSNSHMYVQVIDDVAGNTLVAASTMEKELKGLKNTVEDAAKLGETIGKRMLEKQIDTCVFDRNGYLFHGVVKSIADGARKVGVKF is encoded by the coding sequence ATGAATAGAGTTATCGATAAAAGAAGGAAACTTGCTCGTCGTAAGTATCATATTCGAAAGCACATTTCCGGTACTGCAAGTAGGCCGAGAATGAGCGTGTTTCACAGCAATTCCCACATGTATGTACAGGTCATCGACGATGTAGCTGGTAACACCCTCGTTGCTGCTAGCACCATGGAGAAAGAGCTCAAGGGCTTGAAGAACACGGTAGAAGATGCAGCAAAACTCGGGGAAACCATTGGTAAGAGAATGCTCGAGAAGCAGATCGACACCTGTGTGTTTGATCGAAATGGCTATCTGTTCCACGGAGTTGTCAAGAGCATCGCAGATGGCGCACGCAAAGTTGGCGTAAAGTTCTAG
- a CDS encoding type Z 30S ribosomal protein S14, whose product MAKKSMIVKAKREPKFSTRHVNRCRICGRPRGYMRQFDMCRICFRKLASEGQIPGVTKSSW is encoded by the coding sequence ATGGCAAAGAAATCAATGATCGTAAAGGCCAAGAGAGAGCCTAAGTTCAGCACCAGACACGTCAATCGCTGCAGAATTTGCGGCAGACCCCGTGGCTATATGCGCCAATTCGACATGTGCAGGATCTGTTTCCGTAAATTGGCTAGTGAAGGCCAGATTCCTGGTGTTACCAAATCCAGTTGGTAG
- the rpsQ gene encoding 30S ribosomal protein S17 — protein sequence MEANKKSFTGRVVSDKMDKTIVVAVSSRRLHPLYKKYVTTTKKVKAHDERNEANIGDTVRVLECRHISKDKCWRLVQIVERAR from the coding sequence ATGGAAGCTAATAAAAAAAGTTTTACCGGCCGGGTGGTCAGTGACAAGATGGATAAGACGATTGTCGTTGCTGTTTCCTCAAGAAGACTGCATCCCCTGTATAAAAAGTATGTGACTACCACCAAAAAGGTGAAGGCACATGATGAGAGGAACGAGGCAAATATCGGCGACACCGTACGTGTTTTGGAATGCCGCCACATCAGCAAGGATAAGTGCTGGCGTCTCGTGCAGATCGTCGAGCGCGCTCGCTAA
- the rpsH gene encoding 30S ribosomal protein S8, protein MAVSDPVADMLTKVRNANMAKHEKVDVSTSKMKLQIVKILKNEGYIKNFKKVTKDGISYIRVFLKYDDNQSPVLHGIQRISTPGRRVYTGYREMPRVYNGHGVVVVSTSSGVITGKKATENKVGGELICSIW, encoded by the coding sequence ATGGCTGTAAGTGATCCAGTAGCTGATATGCTGACTAAGGTTAGAAATGCTAACATGGCCAAGCATGAGAAAGTAGATGTTTCTACTTCCAAGATGAAGCTTCAGATAGTGAAGATTCTAAAGAATGAAGGATATATCAAGAACTTCAAGAAGGTGACCAAGGATGGGATTTCCTATATCCGAGTTTTCCTGAAGTATGATGATAATCAGAGTCCAGTACTCCATGGGATTCAACGCATCAGCACCCCTGGCCGTCGTGTTTACACCGGCTATCGTGAGATGCCCCGTGTGTACAACGGACATGGCGTCGTTGTAGTATCTACTTCTTCGGGTGTCATCACCGGGAAGAAGGCTACAGAGAACAAGGTCGGTGGCGAGCTGATCTGCTCTATTTGGTAA
- the rplW gene encoding 50S ribosomal protein L23: MRADQVIIEPVLSEKTNLAREGETKKYSFKVRMDSNKYQIMAAVKELFGVEVAACNVMIVKGKPKYSRGKGGSILGNTGNWKKAVVTLAKGDTIQAIEGV; encoded by the coding sequence ATGAGAGCAGACCAAGTTATTATTGAACCCGTCCTGAGTGAGAAGACCAATCTTGCTCGCGAGGGCGAAACAAAGAAGTATTCGTTCAAGGTCCGTATGGACAGCAACAAGTATCAGATCATGGCAGCTGTTAAAGAGCTCTTTGGTGTTGAGGTTGCAGCTTGTAACGTGATGATTGTGAAGGGCAAGCCAAAGTATTCCCGCGGTAAGGGTGGTTCCATCCTTGGTAACACCGGTAACTGGAAGAAGGCTGTCGTAACCCTGGCCAAGGGTGATACCATCCAGGCCATCGAAGGCGTATAA
- the secY gene encoding preprotein translocase subunit SecY: MANSLVEMYRIKDLRKKIFITLSLLIVSRIGAVIPIPGIDPEVLKLFFLSQSSDSNIGLTEYLNFFSGGAFSNFSLFMLGVMPYISTQIIVQLLMLVIPSLKKLAQDPSGHKKIQQYTRYGTIVVCLIQSYVVTIYANSIPGVMTMSTVPFTLVAMLTVTTGSMLLIWIGNKITQWGIGNGISLLIFAGIVARFPEAVSVLFQSISAGVLNPIVVLVVFVMFLVVVALVVYEEQGVRKIPVNYAKRVVGRKMYGAQSTYIPIKVNPSGVIPVIFASALLSFPLQIATTLGQEVRWLAAFANWLNPQGAPYLIIYALLIIGFAFFYTQVSMNPVEMAKQIRENGGSVPGVRSEKLEEYLTKVLNRIVLPGSLFLAFIALIPTLVQMFFNFPASVAMLFGGTSLLILVGVDLDTMRQIEGVMKMHHYDGFNVDGKKRKSKHI, translated from the coding sequence ATGGCAAACTCCTTAGTTGAGATGTATAGAATCAAGGATCTCCGGAAAAAGATTTTCATTACCCTAAGCCTGCTGATTGTCAGCAGGATCGGGGCAGTGATTCCTATTCCTGGGATTGATCCGGAAGTTCTGAAACTGTTTTTTCTATCCCAGAGTTCAGATTCAAATATCGGTCTTACCGAGTATCTGAACTTCTTTTCGGGTGGTGCGTTCTCCAACTTTTCTCTGTTTATGTTGGGTGTCATGCCGTACATCAGCACACAGATTATTGTACAGCTGTTGATGTTGGTTATCCCTTCACTGAAGAAGCTGGCCCAGGACCCATCCGGGCATAAGAAGATTCAGCAGTACACCAGATATGGTACGATTGTAGTTTGTCTGATTCAGTCGTATGTAGTAACCATCTACGCCAACTCCATTCCCGGCGTGATGACAATGAGCACCGTTCCGTTCACATTGGTAGCAATGCTTACCGTAACGACCGGTTCCATGCTCCTGATTTGGATCGGTAACAAGATCACCCAGTGGGGTATCGGTAACGGTATCAGTCTGTTGATCTTCGCCGGTATTGTAGCAAGATTTCCCGAGGCCGTATCGGTTCTGTTCCAGAGCATCTCCGCGGGTGTTCTGAACCCAATCGTCGTCTTGGTGGTTTTTGTAATGTTCTTGGTAGTTGTTGCTCTCGTCGTGTATGAAGAGCAGGGCGTAAGAAAGATTCCCGTGAACTATGCCAAGCGTGTGGTAGGCCGCAAGATGTACGGTGCGCAAAGTACCTACATCCCAATCAAGGTCAACCCATCAGGTGTTATCCCGGTAATCTTTGCAAGTGCTTTGCTTTCCTTCCCGTTGCAGATAGCAACCACATTGGGACAAGAGGTGAGGTGGCTTGCTGCCTTCGCTAATTGGTTGAATCCACAGGGTGCCCCCTATCTGATTATCTACGCCCTGTTGATCATAGGGTTTGCCTTCTTCTATACCCAGGTTTCAATGAACCCGGTGGAGATGGCCAAACAGATTCGTGAGAATGGTGGTTCAGTTCCCGGCGTACGTTCCGAGAAACTAGAAGAGTACCTTACCAAGGTGCTTAACCGCATTGTTCTCCCTGGCTCCCTGTTCTTGGCTTTCATTGCCTTGATTCCTACGTTGGTGCAGATGTTCTTCAACTTCCCTGCATCTGTTGCTATGCTTTTCGGTGGAACGTCACTACTGATTCTTGTCGGTGTTGACTTGGATACCATGCGACAGATTGAAGGTGTTATGAAGATGCACCACTACGATGGTTTCAATGTTGACGGCAAGAAGAGGAAGTCGAAACACATTTAG
- the rplD gene encoding 50S ribosomal protein L4: METKVFSIDGKEVRTLVLNDEVFNREVSDGTIYYAVNSELANHRVGTASTKTRAEVRYSNNKPYKQKGTGNARAGDKKSPVRVGGGTIFGPKPRDYSITLPKKMKRLAMKSLLSMGVKEDRLVVVEDFSIESGKTRDLDKILKNFVEDESRTILILKDDDAMVRRAARNIPYLRVLSYNRLSAKELLYGRKLLVLEGAAKNLNEFYGDK; encoded by the coding sequence ATGGAAACGAAAGTCTTTTCAATCGACGGCAAAGAGGTCCGAACCCTCGTGTTGAATGATGAAGTATTCAACAGAGAGGTGAGTGATGGTACCATTTATTATGCCGTAAACAGCGAGCTTGCAAACCACCGTGTTGGTACTGCAAGTACTAAGACCCGCGCAGAGGTCAGATACAGCAATAATAAGCCATACAAACAGAAGGGTACTGGTAACGCACGTGCCGGTGACAAGAAAAGCCCTGTCAGAGTTGGTGGTGGAACGATTTTTGGACCCAAGCCGCGCGATTATAGTATTACCCTCCCCAAGAAGATGAAGAGGCTTGCAATGAAGAGCCTGTTGTCTATGGGAGTCAAGGAGGATCGTCTCGTTGTTGTAGAGGATTTCTCCATCGAAAGTGGCAAAACCAGGGATCTGGATAAGATTCTTAAGAACTTCGTCGAGGATGAGAGCAGAACCATTCTGATCCTGAAAGATGACGATGCGATGGTGCGCCGTGCTGCAAGGAACATTCCGTACCTGCGTGTTCTTTCTTACAACAGACTTTCTGCTAAGGAGTTGTTGTACGGGAGAAAGCTCCTGGTTCTGGAAGGGGCTGCTAAGAATTTGAATGAATTCTACGGCGACAAATAA
- the rplX gene encoding 50S ribosomal protein L24 has product MKLKKNDTVMIIAGKDKGKSGKIVKVDREKERVVVQGANMVKKSMRKKNQQDKGGIVEIEAPIHVSNVAYVTGKGETTRIGYKFDESGKKVRYAKKTGEVI; this is encoded by the coding sequence ATGAAGCTTAAGAAGAACGACACCGTAATGATCATTGCTGGTAAGGACAAAGGAAAGTCAGGCAAGATTGTGAAGGTAGACCGTGAGAAAGAGAGAGTCGTTGTCCAGGGCGCTAACATGGTGAAAAAGTCCATGCGCAAGAAAAACCAACAGGACAAGGGCGGCATCGTGGAAATTGAGGCACCAATCCATGTTTCAAATGTAGCTTACGTCACCGGGAAAGGTGAAACTACAAGGATTGGGTACAAGTTTGATGAAAGCGGCAAGAAAGTCCGTTATGCCAAGAAAACCGGGGAAGTAATCTAA
- the rplO gene encoding 50S ribosomal protein L15 — MGQIHAPKGANKKKTIVGRGASSKGRSCGRGHDGQNSRSGGGVRLGFEGGQMPLYRRVARRGFSNSVFKKEYAVVSLDVISANFEDGDVVTLDALKDVGLVKGHNTQAKVLCNGELTKKVVIDGLKVSATAIEKITAAGGEIK, encoded by the coding sequence ATGGGACAGATTCATGCACCGAAAGGTGCCAATAAGAAAAAGACAATCGTTGGGCGTGGCGCGTCCTCGAAGGGTCGCTCCTGCGGTAGGGGTCATGACGGACAGAATTCTCGCTCCGGCGGTGGTGTTCGTCTCGGCTTTGAAGGCGGACAGATGCCTTTGTATCGCCGTGTTGCCCGTAGAGGTTTTTCCAACAGTGTATTTAAGAAAGAGTATGCCGTTGTCTCCCTTGATGTGATTTCTGCTAACTTCGAAGATGGAGATGTAGTTACCCTCGACGCACTGAAGGACGTTGGGTTGGTCAAGGGGCACAATACACAGGCGAAAGTTCTGTGTAATGGAGAACTTACCAAGAAGGTAGTTATTGACGGTTTGAAGGTTTCCGCTACTGCAATCGAGAAGATTACAGCTGCGGGTGGCGAGATTAAATAA
- the rplP gene encoding 50S ribosomal protein L16 codes for MLSPKRIKHRKKQRGTTDGVAHRGTTIAFGEFGLLALEPKWITNRQIEAARIAMTRHIKRGGKVWIRIFPDMPYTKKPAETRQGNGKGNPEGWVAVVKTGAVMFEMGGVPEELAREALELAASKLPIKTKFVARREVE; via the coding sequence ATGCTTAGTCCAAAGAGAATTAAACACAGAAAGAAACAGCGTGGCACCACTGATGGTGTTGCACATCGCGGGACTACCATTGCTTTCGGTGAATTCGGTTTGCTCGCACTTGAGCCGAAGTGGATCACCAATCGCCAGATTGAGGCAGCCCGTATCGCCATGACCCGTCACATTAAGCGTGGTGGTAAGGTATGGATCAGGATTTTCCCTGACATGCCCTATACCAAGAAGCCCGCTGAAACCAGACAGGGAAACGGTAAGGGTAACCCCGAAGGTTGGGTCGCTGTCGTGAAGACCGGCGCTGTGATGTTTGAAATGGGTGGCGTTCCTGAAGAGCTCGCTCGTGAGGCTTTGGAGCTTGCTGCTTCCAAGCTTCCGATCAAGACGAAGTTTGTCGCCAGAAGGGAAGTGGAGTAA
- the rpsS gene encoding 30S ribosomal protein S19, giving the protein MARSIKKGPFIEKKLYKRIQESLKTNQKQMIKTYSRCSTIIPEMVGFTISVYNGKTWIPVYVTENLVGHKLGEFSPTRIFRGHASDKKVG; this is encoded by the coding sequence GTGGCTAGATCAATCAAAAAAGGTCCTTTTATTGAAAAGAAACTGTATAAGAGGATTCAGGAGTCTCTTAAGACTAATCAGAAGCAGATGATCAAGACTTATTCCCGCTGTTCTACGATCATCCCTGAAATGGTGGGATTCACGATTTCTGTGTATAACGGAAAAACCTGGATTCCAGTATATGTGACGGAGAACTTGGTTGGACATAAACTCGGTGAGTTTTCTCCCACCAGAATTTTCCGCGGTCATGCTTCCGACAAGAAGGTTGGGTAA
- the rplE gene encoding 50S ribosomal protein L5, with product MEKFIPNLKKKYLETVAPALFEDFGYSSKMQIPALEKVVVSVGVGEAITNKKLLDAAVKELEQITGQHVLKTKAKKSIANFKVREGYEIGAMVTLRGENMWFFLERLISIALPRVKDFRGVKPNAFDGHGNYSLGITEQIIFPEIDFDKIERVSGLNVAIVTTAKTDEEGYALLAKLGMPFSK from the coding sequence ATGGAAAAGTTTATACCAAACCTTAAGAAAAAATACCTGGAAACAGTAGCTCCTGCTCTGTTTGAAGATTTTGGCTATAGCTCCAAAATGCAGATCCCCGCTCTCGAGAAGGTTGTTGTCAGTGTCGGTGTCGGCGAAGCCATTACCAATAAGAAGCTCCTCGATGCTGCTGTCAAGGAGCTTGAGCAGATCACCGGTCAGCATGTATTGAAAACCAAGGCCAAAAAGTCCATCGCAAACTTCAAGGTTCGTGAAGGGTATGAAATTGGTGCTATGGTGACTCTACGTGGTGAAAACATGTGGTTCTTCCTGGAGAGGCTGATCAGCATCGCTCTTCCCCGCGTTAAGGACTTTAGAGGTGTCAAGCCCAATGCTTTTGATGGGCATGGGAACTACTCACTCGGTATCACCGAGCAGATTATTTTCCCTGAGATTGACTTCGATAAGATCGAACGCGTCAGCGGTTTGAATGTCGCCATTGTAACGACCGCAAAGACCGATGAAGAAGGCTACGCCCTGCTCGCAAAGCTTGGCATGCCCTTCAGTAAATAA
- the rplV gene encoding 50S ribosomal protein L22, which yields MEDKQGYSATAKFLMVSPSKVRPVANLVRNKSYVEAVAILEAMPQKGSNLILKVLQSACANALDQNKKIDEENLVIKELQVNEGPRLKRVWPRSHGRRDILLKRMSHITVVVDEKASVRK from the coding sequence ATGGAAGATAAACAAGGTTATTCAGCAACTGCCAAATTTCTGATGGTATCTCCTTCCAAGGTTCGCCCGGTCGCCAATCTTGTTCGGAATAAGTCGTATGTGGAAGCAGTAGCAATTCTTGAGGCTATGCCTCAGAAGGGATCAAATCTGATCCTGAAAGTTTTGCAATCCGCTTGTGCAAATGCGCTTGATCAGAACAAGAAGATCGACGAAGAGAATCTTGTGATCAAGGAGTTGCAGGTTAACGAGGGTCCAAGGCTCAAGAGAGTCTGGCCGAGATCCCATGGAAGACGGGATATTCTGCTTAAGAGGATGTCACACATTACCGTCGTCGTTGACGAAAAAGCAAGCGTGAGGAAGTAA
- the rplF gene encoding 50S ribosomal protein L6, with product MSRVGKLPITVPQGVKVAINGGLINVEGPKGKLSCPTRPEVVINIKESEINVVPKDESKESNSFQGLYRQLVNNMVIGVSKGFSKTLMINGVGFRADLKANILTLNLGYSELIEVVLPQGITATVENPNKVTISGIDKQLVGQTCAEIRSLREPEPYKGKGIRYEDEVIRRKAGKTASAKK from the coding sequence ATGTCCAGAGTTGGAAAATTGCCAATCACAGTACCGCAAGGGGTCAAAGTTGCCATCAACGGTGGTTTGATTAATGTCGAAGGTCCGAAAGGAAAGCTCAGCTGCCCAACCCGTCCTGAGGTTGTAATCAACATAAAGGAATCCGAGATAAACGTGGTTCCCAAGGATGAGTCCAAGGAAAGCAATAGCTTCCAGGGCCTCTACCGCCAGTTGGTTAACAATATGGTTATTGGAGTGTCCAAGGGATTCTCCAAGACCCTCATGATCAACGGTGTCGGTTTTCGTGCTGACCTAAAGGCCAACATCCTGACCCTCAACCTCGGGTACTCCGAATTGATTGAAGTTGTACTTCCCCAGGGAATCACTGCTACCGTGGAAAACCCCAACAAGGTTACCATCAGCGGTATCGACAAGCAGCTCGTCGGGCAGACTTGTGCAGAGATCCGTTCCCTCCGAGAACCTGAACCATATAAGGGTAAGGGAATTCGGTATGAGGACGAGGTAATCAGGCGCAAGGCTGGTAAGACAGCTTCTGCTAAGAAATAG
- the rplB gene encoding 50S ribosomal protein L2, with protein sequence MALKSYKPNTPGLRQKTTLVFSELTASKPEKSLTSGLNKKAGRDTFGRISVRRRGGGHKRAYRTIDFKRDKYGIPGVVKTIEYDPNRSANIALVFYADGEKRYMIAPRGIKVGTTVISGPEAPIQVGNALPLKKVPLGLVVHNVELTLGRGGQLVRSAGLGATLVAKEGDYVTLRLPSGEMRMVFGECYATLGQLGNEDHMNVTLGKAGASRHLGRRPKVRGVAMNPIDHPHGGGEGKTAAGRNPVSPWGKPAKGGKTRSKKKPSGAFIVKKRK encoded by the coding sequence ATGGCACTTAAATCATACAAGCCCAATACTCCCGGCCTTCGCCAGAAGACCACTTTGGTCTTCAGCGAGCTGACTGCCAGCAAGCCTGAGAAGTCGTTGACCAGTGGTCTTAACAAAAAGGCAGGTCGGGATACCTTCGGGCGCATCAGTGTTCGCCGTAGAGGCGGTGGCCATAAGCGTGCATATCGTACTATCGATTTCAAACGCGACAAATACGGGATTCCCGGTGTTGTGAAGACAATCGAATACGATCCGAACCGCAGTGCAAACATTGCATTGGTATTTTATGCCGATGGTGAGAAGCGCTACATGATTGCTCCAAGGGGTATCAAGGTTGGAACCACTGTTATCAGTGGACCAGAAGCCCCAATTCAGGTAGGAAATGCTCTTCCTTTGAAGAAAGTTCCTCTTGGCCTTGTGGTACATAATGTAGAGTTGACCCTCGGTCGTGGTGGACAGCTTGTCCGCAGCGCTGGTTTGGGAGCTACCCTGGTTGCTAAGGAAGGAGACTATGTCACCCTCCGCTTGCCTTCAGGCGAAATGCGCATGGTGTTTGGTGAGTGCTATGCTACCCTCGGGCAGCTTGGCAACGAAGATCATATGAACGTCACGCTCGGAAAGGCTGGTGCAAGTCGCCACCTTGGAAGACGGCCGAAGGTACGTGGTGTAGCAATGAACCCGATCGATCACCCACATGGTGGTGGTGAAGGTAAGACTGCTGCAGGACGTAACCCTGTGTCCCCATGGGGTAAGCCGGCAAAGGGTGGAAAGACCCGTTCCAAGAAGAAACCTTCCGGTGCATTCATCGTTAAGAAGCGGAAGTAG
- the rpsC gene encoding 30S ribosomal protein S3 translates to MGQKVNPIGLRLGVNKTWKSKWYVDPREYADTLHEDLKLRKALVECPEVQGAEISDVEIIRKPQRITIVITTSRPGIIIGSKGANVEKLGARLQKLSDKKVQIKIKEIKKPEADAQLIALNVARQLVSRGSFRRSMKMAVSKAMQNGAQGVKIRLSGRIGGAEIARSEWMKEGRIPLHTLRSDIDYGFTTANTSFGVIGVKVWVYNGEIYDRAVKNDAGGLVRKPTKSEGAEARS, encoded by the coding sequence ATGGGCCAGAAAGTTAATCCTATTGGGCTCCGTCTTGGAGTCAACAAGACCTGGAAGTCCAAATGGTATGTGGACCCCAGGGAGTATGCGGACACTCTGCATGAAGATTTGAAGCTGAGAAAAGCTTTGGTTGAATGCCCTGAAGTCCAGGGCGCTGAGATTTCGGATGTTGAAATCATCCGTAAGCCCCAGCGCATTACGATTGTGATCACCACCAGCCGTCCTGGTATCATCATTGGTAGCAAGGGTGCAAATGTCGAGAAGCTTGGAGCACGTCTCCAGAAACTCTCTGACAAGAAGGTGCAGATCAAGATCAAGGAAATCAAGAAGCCAGAGGCTGATGCCCAGCTGATTGCCTTAAACGTTGCTAGACAGCTCGTGAGTCGTGGTTCATTCCGCCGCTCAATGAAGATGGCTGTTTCCAAAGCAATGCAGAATGGCGCTCAGGGTGTTAAGATCCGGCTCTCCGGTCGTATCGGTGGTGCAGAAATTGCACGCTCGGAGTGGATGAAGGAAGGAAGAATTCCCCTTCACACGCTGCGCAGTGACATCGACTATGGATTCACCACAGCTAATACCTCCTTTGGTGTCATTGGCGTCAAGGTGTGGGTGTACAACGGTGAGATCTACGATCGTGCAGTCAAGAACGACGCCGGTGGTTTGGTGAGAAAGCCGACCAAGAGCGAAGGTGCTGAGGCAAGGAGTTAG
- the rpmD gene encoding 50S ribosomal protein L30, whose translation MAEAKKIKVTLVRGLSGSLPKQRRTVKALGLGKISSSVVHDATPATLGMVRVVAHLVKVEEM comes from the coding sequence ATGGCTGAAGCAAAGAAAATCAAGGTTACCCTTGTCAGAGGACTTTCCGGTTCACTGCCTAAGCAGCGCAGAACGGTGAAGGCTCTCGGACTTGGCAAGATTTCCAGCTCGGTTGTACACGATGCTACTCCCGCTACGCTTGGGATGGTCCGTGTAGTAGCACACCTTGTGAAAGTCGAGGAGATGTAA
- the rpmC gene encoding 50S ribosomal protein L29, protein MKNSYKDLTLDELVAKKEQLHKEYFDLRMGRVLGHVENPLAVRTVRRNIARVNTRIREYELGIRNVAK, encoded by the coding sequence ATGAAGAATTCATATAAAGATTTGACCCTTGACGAGCTGGTAGCCAAGAAGGAGCAACTTCACAAGGAGTACTTTGACCTTCGTATGGGAAGAGTGCTCGGACATGTGGAGAATCCACTTGCTGTTCGTACCGTCAGGAGGAACATCGCTCGTGTGAATACCCGAATTCGTGAGTATGAACTTGGAATTCGGAACGTGGCAAAGTAA